In Flavobacterium praedii, the DNA window TGGATCCACACTTGTAACATTTAATGTACCATTACTCGACTTGATTTTTACCCCATCTAGATTACCCAAATTGGATAATATCGTAGTATTCAATATTCCTCTTGTAGTAACATCTAATGTTTGAACTTCATTCAAGTCTTGGCTTACGGGTGCCCCTACATCATTAGCAATTAATACCCAGCCTCCTTCTATTTTGGTTTCAAACTGATTACCGTTCAGATTGAAGATATAACTACCGTCAGTTGTTGATGTCGTAATTTGATCCAAACTAGTGAAAGGATTACATCCAGTACCTAAAGGCTGGTTGGTATCAAAAACAATAGTGAAATTATCTGTAGCCGTTGCTACACCATCCGGAGTGGTAAGTTGAACAGCTCCCGAGGCTCCTATTCCAATTTTTACATTCACACTAGTTTCGGTTGCACTAACCACAGTTACAGGAATACCTCCAATAGTAACCGATTGCGTTGTGGATAAATTAGTTCCGTTTATGGTTAAATTAGAGCCAATACATCCTGTTAAACTAGATAAAGAAGTAATCGTTGGGGGTATTGATATTTGAGCCCATAAACCGAAACTAACCGTATTGGCTACATTTCCACTACCATCACTAATTCTTCGGACACCTTGACTTGGAATCCACGTAGTTCCAATTGAACTGCCGCAGGTGTGAATGATATTTTCCTTCAAAGTTGTCCCGTTTGAAGTAGTACAAAAGGCATCATCTTTTACATTTGCTGCAGACGCCCCTGTCCAAGTATCATTTATGGCATTGTCATTTACTCCTTGATGCAGCGTTTGACCTAGCCTTACCCTTGATTTTAGGGTTGGATCATTACTCGTAACATCCAAAAGTCCATCACTGGATTTGATTTTAATGGAATTAAGAAAACGCAATTCGGACAATATGGAAGGAATGAGAATACCTCGTACAGTGATATCCAGTGTTTGAACTTCAGCTAAATTCTGACTCACTGGTTCGCCTACATCATTAGCTATTAACAAATAACCTCCTTCTGCCTTTGTTTCAAACTGAGTTCCGTTTATATTGAAGGTATATAATCCATCTGATGTTATCGCGCTAGCTTGGCTTATTGCAGTGAAAGGATTACAGCCTGTACCTAAAGGCTCATTTGCATCAAACGTGATTGTGAAATTATCCGTAGCGGTAGTGACACCGCCTAATGTGGTAACTTGAACAATTCCAGAAGCTCCAGCAGCAATCCTAACCGTGACAGCAGTGTCTGTTGTACTGACTACAGTAACAGGTGTGCCTCCAATAGTAACGGATTGAACAGTAGATAAATTATTTCCGTTTATGGTTAAAATAGAGCCGATACAACCTGTTAAATTAGACAAAGTATTGATAACTGGAGGAGGAATTAGCTTCACCCATAATCCAAAACTTATCGTATTGGCTACATTACCACTTCCTTCACTAATTCTACGAAAACCTATACTTGGTATCCAATTGGTTCCAATAAAATTTCCACAGGTATGAATAATATTTTCTTTTAGCGTTGTTCCACTTGAGGTGGTACAAGAGGCATCCCTTTTTATACTTGAAGAAGAAGCTCCGACCCAAGAATCATTAATAGCATTATCATTTACGCCTTGATGTAGGGTTTGCGATTGTTTAATTCTTGAAATAAGTGTTGAATTATTACTGAAGACATCCAATACTCCATCACTGGATCTAAGGTTTAGGGTATTAAAGTTACCTAAATTAGATAATATAGTTGGCTTTAAAACACCCCTAATCGTAGCTTCTAAAGTAGTTACTTCTTGTAAATTTTGAGAAATGGGTGCTCCTACATCATTGGCTACTAATACCCAACCGTTGGCATCTACGTAAGTAGTAAATATAGTTCCATTGATATTAAATGGATATAATCCTGCTGTAGTCACAGTACTTGCCTCTTCTATCGAAGTAAAGTATTGAATTGGAGTAGTAAATGTTTTATCAGCTCCAAAAGTATCCCCAGATGAATTGGTAGCTTTGAGACGGTAGTGATACGTAGTATTAGGTTGTAATCCAGTCAAATTAGCTAAAATTGGAATGGTTGTGTTCCCATTATCGCTAGCTGGACTTCCCGATATAGTTTGACCATAAGCTGTGGTGTTCCCATATTCAAAGACAAATGTAGCATTGGTCCCATTTGGATTCGCTTCTCCATTTAAGGTTGCTCCACTTGACGATATTGCCGTGGCATCATTGGTATTTAGTGTTAAAGGTAAAGGTACATTGCTGTACACACATACTTCTCCTGGAAAAGCGCCACCATTGCCATATAATTGTATTCTAAAATGATATATCTGACCCGGAACAGTAGTATAGGTAATTTGCTCCAAGCCTGCCCCTTGGGTATTATCCGAACAAGCTATGGAGTTCATATTTGGATCACAATGATCGAACAAATGCAACACCACGTCAATGCCAGTTTGTGTAGATTGATAATTAATAGTGGTTTGGGTTGAAATAGCCGTAAACCAACCCCAGGTATCTTCCACAGTTGAAGACCCACAATTATTTAGGTTCGTGTTTTGCCAATAAGCTGTTCCATTATTTTCACCAAAAGATTTATTAAAAGTAACATAAGTACAAGAGGTGCCATTGACCACTACTTCTCCAGAAGGATCTGTAGAACAGATATCGGTTTGAGCAAAGGTCTCCATAAAAGAGAACATGAAAACAAGAAGAAATAATCGTGTATAGTAAGAAGCAATAATACACTTATTGTAAATAGTAGCAATCATAAACAATTAAGTTTTTAAATTAAATTGTCAAGCAAAAACTAGGAACCTATTCAAATAAACAATCAAATACTTAGTCTATACAAGTAGTAAAGTATTTCATGTTTGAATTATATCTTATGAAATATTAAAATCAGTACTATTCTTGTAAAATTACAAATTAAACTATAATCAATCAACGATTTAGATTTATGATTAACAAATATATATATTTATCGCTAAAACAGGAGTAAATGTCTATATAAGTTAATTTATAGATAGTACGATTCCGTATTCTTGTATAATTATTTAAATAAAATAGGAATGAGAATTTCGTATCTCTGTTTTGTTAAGATTATAGAGGCACGAGGGTCTTAAATAATTTTGTATTTAAAGAATAAAACAATTGTGGAATATAATGCTTTTCAAGGACAGAAAAGTTAAAATTTATTTGAATCAGTATACTTTCTCGGTCTGTTTGCGGTAACAATAAACCATAAAAAAATCCCAAATTCCTTATATAAATAGTGGAATTTGGAATTTAAGATTTAGGAATTTTTTATAAAAAATTCTTATTTCGTTTCTTCTTCTTTTTTGTCAGCTGTCTGATCGTCTTTGGCTGCGTTTTTAAATTCTTTAATTCCGCTTCCTAAACCTTTCATTAATTCTGGAATTTTTTTACCTCCAAAAAGTAATAAAATCATTGCAACAATTACAAGGATTTCTGTAAGACCTAATCTTCCCATGATTGAATATTTAATGCCGTAGCAAATTTGTAATTAATCTAATATGCAAATGTATATAGAATAACTTAATAGGCATTCGTTTTGTCTCATTTATTTACTTTTTAATGCGTTAAATATTTTATAAAAGAATGCAGCTTATAAATTATTGCAAAAAATAAGAGGCATTAAAAGATAAACCGACATTCCGCAATAGGAAAGATTTCACGAAGATGCGCAAAGGATTCACAAAGACACGCAAAGGGAAATCGAATTCTCTGAATGGAGCTTAAAAAACTTTGTGATTCTTCGCTAATTCTTCGTGTGACTCTGCGTAATAATGTCTAATGCTGAATCCGGGATAAAGAAGACTAGCCTTTTTTAGGTTCGGAATTTAACTTCGGTATTTTAAGATGTCTTCAAACAGCACTACTGAATACTGGGACTGAGACTGAAAACTGTTCAAGAGACTAGTATTCGCAACGTTTTTAATTATTATATTTGTGACTTAAAAGCAAACCATGTCTAACAATCGATTAAAAAGAAAGAAATTTTTTGACAGATTATTAATCAAAAACCGATTAATAATTTTGAATGAGGATACTTTTGAAGAAATTTTTTCGTTCAAGTTGAACATTATGAGTGTTTTTGTTTCGCTTTCATTGGGAGCTATTTTCTTAATTTCAATTACAACCGTATTGATTGCTTTTACACCATTAAGAGAATTTATACCAGGATATTCTTCTTCTAAATTAAAAAGAGACGCGACCGTTTTAGCATTAAAATCAGACTCCCTTTCTTCAGCGCTAAAAAAAAACGAGCTCTATATCAAATCGATTCAAAAAGTATTGAATGGAGATTTAGAATATGCCAAATTCAATAAAGACTCCATACTTTCTAGCAATGACAATACATCAGAACCAGTAGATTTGTCTCCTTCTACAAAAGAAAAAGAATTGAGAGAAAGAGTGAATAAGGAAGAAAAATTAGATGCTAAATCTCAAAAAGGAGATTCTAAAAAGAAAGCGAGATAACATCAAAAGCGATTTCAAACATAAAAAGCACAAATAAAATTTAAAAATAAAGCCCAATAGAATGTCACTAAAATCGGTTGCAGCAAAATTATTTGCACAAAAAATATATAAAAAGACACAGGTTTGGGCCAATTCTCCTGTTGAAACCCAAAAGGCAGTTTTCTTAAACTTGATAAAAGAAGCAAAGCAAACTCAATTTGGAAAAGACCATCATTTTGATGAAATTAAGAATTTTGAAGATTTTACAAAGCAAGTTCCTGTTCGCGATTACGAAGCCTTAAAACCGTATGTGGATCGAGTGGTAAAGGGAGAGGAGAACGTACTTTGGAAAGGAAAACCACTCTATTTTGCCAAAACTTCTGGAACAACTTCGGGAGCCAAATACATTCCGCTAACCAAAGAATCGATGCCGTATCATATTGAAGCGGCTCGAAATGCGATTTTACTTTATATACACGAAACCAAAAATGCCGATTTTGTAAATGGCAAAATGATATTCCTGCAGGGAAGCCCAATTCTTGAAGAAAAATACGGAATAAAACTAGGTCGTTTGTCTGGAATTGTAGCGCATTTTGTTCCAAAATATTTGCAAAAAAATCGGCTGCCATCTTGGGAAACCAATTGTATTGAAGATTGGGAAACCAAAGTCAATGCGATTGTCGGCGAAACAATTGACCAAGACATGACCGTGATTTCAGGAATTCCATCTTGGGTGCAAATGTATTTTGAAAAACTGCAACAAAGAGGTAAAAAACCAGTCGGGGAAATTTTCAAAAACTTCAATTTGTTTATTTATGGAGGGGTTAATTATGAACCGTACAGAGCCAAATTCGAAAATTTAATTGGTAGAAAAGTAGACAGTATTGAATTATTTCCAGCTTCCGAAGGATTTTTTGCCTATCAAGATTCCCAAAAAGAAAAAGGAATGTTACTGTTATTGAATGCCGGAATTTTTTATGAATTTATAAAAAGCGAAGACTTTTATGCCGAAAACCCAAAACGTTATACCATAGGAGAAGTAGATTTGGGGGTTAATTATGTTTTAATTATTTCTACCAATGCAGGACTTTGGGGATACAATATTGGTGATACCGTTCAGTTTACATCATTGAAACCCTATCGTGTTATTGTTTCTGGACGCATCAAACATTATATTTCTGCCTTTGGCGAACATGTCATTGGGAAAGAAGTCGAATCTGCGTTGCAGGAAGCTATGTTGGGAACAACAATTAGAGTGAATGAATTTACCGTTGCACCACAAATTACGCCTACCGAAGGATTGCCGTATCACGAATGGTTTGTCGAATTTGAGAATGAACCCGATGAAAGCGACACTTTTGCGGAAGCACTAGACAAAGCCATGCGCAAACAAAACATTTATTATGATGATTTGATTGTGGGACATGTTTTAAAAAAATTAGTAGTAACCAAAGTTGCCAAAAACGGTTTTCAAAACTACATGAAATCGATTGGAAAATTGGGCGGTCAGAATAAAATACCAAGATTATCGAATGATAGGAATATTGTTGATTTATTGGCGTTATAAAGCTTAAAATATTTTGATTTTATAAAGGGAATAAAAGAGTTACAATACTATAACATTAACTAAAAGAACAAAATCCCTACATTTGAGAATTATAAAGTTATAAAAAAATGAAAGAGACTAAAAATATATCCAGATCCAGAGCACAAGAATCATCGGCGGCTATTGAAAAAATGTACATCACGATGCGCCATCTTTTCAATAGAGGATTTTACAAACCCATGGGAATTTCTGGTGATACTTTAAGAGAAGCATTATTGGCTTTAAGACCCGAAATTTATGGAAATATTGCTGAAGAGAAAGTCGAATTAAACGGACTTTTATATGTTATAGAACGCCTTCCGGTAGGAATAGAGGAATGTCGTTTTATCAATTTAACGTCGGATGAAGGCTATTCGAAATCGCACTTCAAAGCAATTGTTCCTCCAAAAAGACGTCGCAATTGTTACCGAATTGACGAAGAACAAATGAATGTGGAAATCACTCGAGGACGATCAGACATTTATGATATTTTGACGCATTTGACCTTTATTTTTATCGAATCACATAAAATAAGAAATAGAGTTTTATTAGACGATGCAGGGGAAGTTTCCCGTGATTGGACAAAATTGGAAGCAGCGGTATTTCAACAAAAAAAACTGACTTTGGTCGAAAAAGAAAAAGCCATTTCGCATGCGGCTAATATTCTGGGAAGAACTTTTGAGGAAGTTTTGGATATTTATGATTCTTTTGGAAATGAAGTGGCACCAGATCGGTTTTTGCATGTTATTTATTGGTTGGGGAAACTAGCCATAGAAGAAGTTATTGACAGTAATAAAAGAACGATTACGTTCAGTCCAATTCTACGGGAGCGTTTGGGACACCATATTCACGGTGAAGTTTGGGCGACCAACATTAAGGAAGTCTTGAAAGAAAACCAACTCTTGGATAGACCCATTCACGTGATTAGTGCCAACATGCACTCGGTGATGAATTCTATTTTTGCCACTCCTATTTTGAAAACAAAATTCAAGGACAAGTCTGATTTTTTTATTTACGAAGAATTGAGTAAATCGGGAGCCAATGAGCTTCGCAATCAAGTAGAAGCTGTAGCACTGAAACAAGGAATGATTTTCTTGCCAGATACTTCAGGAACCAATATAGACGTTCAAATTTTTGACACATCCAAAATAGATTGGCCCAAAACTTCTTTTCCAAAGGCCGATTTAGGAGAGCAAAAACCAGTGCTTATTGTGATGGATTATGCTTTTGGTGAACAAGCTTATGAAACAATAGACGAGTTGTTAAAACCTTATAAAAAAGAAATCTTACTCAATGTAAAATCGGTTTCGATTATGGGGAAAGCAGGAATCCTTGAAGGGGGAAAAGGAGATATTATGATTCCGAATGCCCATATTAATGAAGGAACCGCGGATAATTATTTCTTTGAAAACGAATTAACCGCTGACATGTTTGATGGCAATGACATTGCTGTTTTTGCAGGACCAATGGTTACCGTTCTAGGAACGTCTTTGCAAAACCGTGATTTATTAAAGTTTTTTCATGAATCGACTTGGGGCGTTATTGGTCTAGAAATGGAAGGTTCCTATTATCAAAAAGCCATTCAATCGGCTTCAAAAATTAGAAAAAGTGTTCCTCAAGATATAAAGGTACGATATGCCTATTACGCTTCGGATAACCCATTAGAAACAGGAAGTACCTTGGCTTCAGGTGGCTTGGGAACTACTGGAGTGAAACCTACCTATCTGATTACCATTAAAATTTTGGAACAAATTTTCAATATAAAATAAATTAAGAAATGATTACAAAAGTACCCCAAAATAAAGAGGACCAAGAAATTGATTTGCTTCAAATTCCTCAAAAAATAAGCGATTTTTTTGGATCGGTAAGTACATCGATTTTTAAAGGGATCCAATTTTTTGTTCGAAACAAGGTTTTAGTTTTGGCTTTGATTCTTGTTGGTTTTGGAATGGGTTGGTATTTGGATTCGAATAAGAAGATATTTGATAATCAAATCATTGTAACACCAAATTTTGAAAGTGTTGATTATTTGTACTCAAAAATTGATTTATTACAATCAAAAATTGCTTATGGAGACACTCTTTTTCTTAAAAATGTTGTTGGAATCAAGAAGCCAAAAGCAATTAAAAAAATTGCAATTAAACCAATTGCAGATGTTTATGGATTTGTAGAAAACAAAGAACAAAATTTCGAATTATTAAAACTAATTGCAGAAGACGGAGATATAAACAAAGTTTTGATAGACAATGTAACGAGTAAAAATTACACCTATCACACCATTTCATTCACAACAAATGAATTAACAGATGAAGAAAATGTCGTTCAGCCAATATTAAATTACTTGAATAATTCGAAGTATTTTAGTACTGTTCAAAAAATTGGACTAAAGAATTTAGACCAAGAAATTGCTCAAAATGACACCATTATAAAGCAAATAAATGATGTTTTAGCTAGTTTTACAAGCAATAAGAAAAGTGTTCAAAAAGAAGGAAAATTGGTTTATTATAATGAAAATACTCAGTTAAACGACCTTATTAAAACTAAACAATATTTAATAGGTGAACAAGGCAAA includes these proteins:
- a CDS encoding DUF6909 family protein — protein: MKETKNISRSRAQESSAAIEKMYITMRHLFNRGFYKPMGISGDTLREALLALRPEIYGNIAEEKVELNGLLYVIERLPVGIEECRFINLTSDEGYSKSHFKAIVPPKRRRNCYRIDEEQMNVEITRGRSDIYDILTHLTFIFIESHKIRNRVLLDDAGEVSRDWTKLEAAVFQQKKLTLVEKEKAISHAANILGRTFEEVLDIYDSFGNEVAPDRFLHVIYWLGKLAIEEVIDSNKRTITFSPILRERLGHHIHGEVWATNIKEVLKENQLLDRPIHVISANMHSVMNSIFATPILKTKFKDKSDFFIYEELSKSGANELRNQVEAVALKQGMIFLPDTSGTNIDVQIFDTSKIDWPKTSFPKADLGEQKPVLIVMDYAFGEQAYETIDELLKPYKKEILLNVKSVSIMGKAGILEGGKGDIMIPNAHINEGTADNYFFENELTADMFDGNDIAVFAGPMVTVLGTSLQNRDLLKFFHESTWGVIGLEMEGSYYQKAIQSASKIRKSVPQDIKVRYAYYASDNPLETGSTLASGGLGTTGVKPTYLITIKILEQIFNIK
- a CDS encoding Sec-independent protein translocase subunit TatA/TatB, which encodes MGRLGLTEILVIVAMILLLFGGKKIPELMKGLGSGIKEFKNAAKDDQTADKKEEETK
- a CDS encoding peptidase → MSNNRLKRKKFFDRLLIKNRLIILNEDTFEEIFSFKLNIMSVFVSLSLGAIFLISITTVLIAFTPLREFIPGYSSSKLKRDATVLALKSDSLSSALKKNELYIKSIQKVLNGDLEYAKFNKDSILSSNDNTSEPVDLSPSTKEKELRERVNKEEKLDAKSQKGDSKKKAR
- a CDS encoding GH3 auxin-responsive promoter family protein, whose translation is MSLKSVAAKLFAQKIYKKTQVWANSPVETQKAVFLNLIKEAKQTQFGKDHHFDEIKNFEDFTKQVPVRDYEALKPYVDRVVKGEENVLWKGKPLYFAKTSGTTSGAKYIPLTKESMPYHIEAARNAILLYIHETKNADFVNGKMIFLQGSPILEEKYGIKLGRLSGIVAHFVPKYLQKNRLPSWETNCIEDWETKVNAIVGETIDQDMTVISGIPSWVQMYFEKLQQRGKKPVGEIFKNFNLFIYGGVNYEPYRAKFENLIGRKVDSIELFPASEGFFAYQDSQKEKGMLLLLNAGIFYEFIKSEDFYAENPKRYTIGEVDLGVNYVLIISTNAGLWGYNIGDTVQFTSLKPYRVIVSGRIKHYISAFGEHVIGKEVESALQEAMLGTTIRVNEFTVAPQITPTEGLPYHEWFVEFENEPDESDTFAEALDKAMRKQNIYYDDLIVGHVLKKLVVTKVAKNGFQNYMKSIGKLGGQNKIPRLSNDRNIVDLLAL